Proteins encoded together in one Shewanella acanthi window:
- a CDS encoding acyl-CoA dehydrogenase family protein — protein sequence MKLTAEHFVENMSAEEKERAQRVENILPIIKAAAAQVDRDGEFHLPHVKTFSEAGLLGLIIPKEYGGLGGGLRDMAAATFALGTVCPSTALCFFFHCSSASRGLLALEALEAGLFNEQEAKLVKPFAEKVLTTMGHEGRWLANFASESVKSEKAAITISTKAQKVEGGYLLNGIKAFGCATGIADQYLVTASLEGYEDASGLATFFVAKDAEGVSERQKWDAIGMRGSATHGLILKDVFVADNDALTVPGAFVRCMQMSRGSFVGNQLASIAVYLGQAWSIYQQTLTTLTSSKFGDSDKSIASSPMHQQLIGEMMCDLETATLWLRRQLDLETAEPEILPKQDVVKRWRLCKGVVAEAGFSVAVNALKCTGTTGTGFSNPSAHGLREMAMALVQAFPAERGRLMAAQMEVEGAEQSQFGVKK from the coding sequence ATGAAATTAACCGCCGAGCATTTTGTAGAAAACATGAGCGCCGAGGAAAAAGAGCGTGCGCAGCGAGTCGAAAACATTCTTCCTATCATCAAAGCGGCTGCGGCTCAGGTCGACCGTGACGGCGAGTTCCACCTGCCTCACGTTAAAACCTTTAGCGAGGCAGGGTTGTTAGGGCTGATTATTCCTAAGGAATACGGCGGCTTAGGTGGTGGCTTGCGTGATATGGCTGCGGCAACGTTTGCCTTGGGCACCGTTTGTCCATCAACCGCACTGTGTTTCTTCTTCCATTGCTCCTCCGCTTCACGCGGCTTATTAGCCCTTGAAGCTCTAGAGGCGGGTCTATTTAATGAACAAGAAGCCAAGTTGGTTAAACCCTTCGCCGAAAAAGTGCTGACCACTATGGGGCACGAAGGCCGTTGGCTCGCCAACTTCGCCAGCGAATCAGTGAAATCGGAAAAAGCTGCTATCACTATCTCCACAAAGGCTCAGAAGGTTGAAGGCGGTTATTTGCTTAATGGTATTAAGGCCTTTGGTTGCGCAACGGGTATTGCTGATCAGTATCTGGTTACCGCCAGTTTAGAGGGGTATGAAGATGCCAGCGGCCTTGCGACTTTTTTCGTTGCTAAGGATGCCGAGGGTGTGAGTGAGCGCCAAAAATGGGATGCCATAGGTATGCGCGGCTCGGCCACTCACGGTCTGATCCTCAAAGATGTATTTGTTGCCGATAACGACGCTCTTACCGTTCCCGGTGCTTTTGTGCGCTGTATGCAGATGAGTCGTGGCAGCTTTGTCGGTAATCAATTAGCCAGTATTGCCGTGTACTTAGGTCAGGCTTGGTCTATCTACCAACAAACCCTCACCACTCTCACCAGTAGCAAATTTGGTGATTCAGACAAATCCATTGCCAGCTCACCAATGCACCAACAGTTAATTGGTGAAATGATGTGTGACCTCGAAACCGCAACCCTTTGGCTTCGCCGCCAGTTGGATTTAGAAACAGCAGAGCCAGAAATCCTTCCAAAACAAGACGTCGTAAAACGCTGGCGCCTGTGTAAGGGTGTGGTAGCCGAAGCAGGCTTTAGTGTGGCGGTCAACGCACTCAAATGTACTGGCACCACAGGCACCGGATTCTCTAACCCTAGCGCCCACGGTTTACGGGAAATGGCCATGGCATTGGTGCAAGCC